Proteins co-encoded in one Ziziphus jujuba cultivar Dongzao chromosome 9, ASM3175591v1 genomic window:
- the LOC107426172 gene encoding short-chain dehydrogenase reductase 3b-like: MSKAPRLEGKVALVTGAASGIGAESVRLFASNGALVVAADVQDELGHGVVESIGSERVSYHHCDVRDEKEVEETVNYTLNKYGSLDVLFSNAGIIGPISSILELDIQGFHNTMATNVVGVASTIKHASRAMVARNIRGSIICTTSVSASLGGTGPHAYTTSKHALVGLVRSACSELGVHGIRVNSISPFGVATPLACRAFNLEPHEVEANSSAIANLKGIVLKATHIAEAALFLASDESAYISGHNLVVDGGFTVVNHSFASKL; encoded by the exons ATGTCTAAGGCGCCAAG GTTAGAGGGCAAAGTGGCCCTTGTGACAGGTGCAGCTAGTGGGATTGGCGCGGAATCAGTAAGATTATTCGCATCAAATGGTGCGCTGGTTGTTGCTGCAGATGTCCAAGACGAACTGGGGCATGGAGTTGTAGAATCAATAGGGTCAGAAAGAGTGAGTTACCACCACTGTGATGTAAGAGACGAGAAGGAAGTGGAAGAAACCGTGAATTACACCCTGAACAAATATGGAAGCCTGGACGTTCTGTTCAGCAACGCTGGGATCATCGGTCCAATATCCAGCATTCTGGAGCTTGACATCCAAGGCTTCCACAACACCATGGCCACCAATGTTGTCGGAGTCGCTTCCACAATCAAGCACGCGTCCCGAGCCATGGTGGCCAGGAATATCCGCGGATCTATTATATGCACCACCAGTGTCTCTGCTTCGCTTGGAGGGACGGGTCCACATGCTTACACCACATCCAAACATGCTTTGGTGGGTCTGGTCCGATCGGCTTGCAGTGAGCTTGGGGTTCACGGGATCAGAGTCAATAGCATTTCCCCTTTTGGAGTGGCCACCCCTCTTGCATGCAGAGCTTTCAATCTGGAACCGCATGAGGTTGAGGCTAATAGCAGTGCCATTGCCAATTTGAAGGGTATTGTGCTCAAGGCCACGCATATCGCTGAAGCTGCTCTGTTTCTTGCTTCTGATGAATCCGCTTATATCAGCGGGCACAATTTGGTTGTTGATGGAGGCTTTACCGTTGTCAATCACAGCTTTGCTTCAAAactctaa
- the LOC107426207 gene encoding uncharacterized protein LOC107426207 isoform X2, whose product MSSATAVARAAYISTPSVPTTTNTSTSTSTRNLIVFGATPPNPALTWRRRRRRNYSAGAGRGGGSSLRQFPSLSRPFFRIPCHSLNPKTVFTHSRRFSPVMEWQDCTVKMKVDVPISVAYKCYSDREAIPRWMPFISSVKILEDKPDLSRWSLKYKAFGRDIEFSWLARNMQPIPNQKIHWRSMEGLPNRGAVRFYPKGPSSCIVELTVSYEVPQLLTPVAS is encoded by the exons ATGTCGTCTGCAACGGCTGTAGCAAGAGCAGCCTATATTTCAACTCCAAGCGTGCCCACCACCACCAacacatccacatccacatccacaaGAAATCTGATTGTTTTTGGCGCCACTCCTCCCAATCCCGCTCTCacttggagaagaagaaggagaagaaactacTCAGCAGGAGCAGGAAGAGGAGGAGGCTCCTCTTTAAGGCAATTTCCGTCGCTTTCAAGGCCATTCTTCAGAATCCCATGTCACTCTTTGAATCCCAAAACTGTCTTCACCCACTCCAGACGCTTTTCCCCTGTCATGGAGTGGCAGGACTGCAC GGTGAAGATGAAAGTAGACGTGCCTATCTCAGTTGCCTATAAGTGTTACTCTGATCGTGAAGCAATTCCCCGCTGGATGCCTTTTATTTCATCCGTAAAG ataTTGGAAGACAAGCCTGACCTATCACGATGGTCACTGAAATATAAAGCCTTTGGTCGTGATATTGAATTCTCATGGCTTGCTCGAAATATGCAG CCTATTCCAAATCAGAAAATCCACTGGAGATCTATGGAAGGTCTTCCTAACAG AGGTGCTGTTCGGTTTTACCCAAAAGGTCCATCATCATGCATAGTAGAA CTAACGGTCTCTTATGAAGTCCCACAACTTTTAACTCCAGTGGCATCA TGA
- the LOC107426207 gene encoding uncharacterized protein LOC107426207 isoform X1 has protein sequence MSSATAVARAAYISTPSVPTTTNTSTSTSTRNLIVFGATPPNPALTWRRRRRRNYSAGAGRGGGSSLRQFPSLSRPFFRIPCHSLNPKTVFTHSRRFSPVMEWQDCTVKMKVDVPISVAYKCYSDREAIPRWMPFISSVKILEDKPDLSRWSLKYKAFGRDIEFSWLARNMQPIPNQKIHWRSMEGLPNRGAVRFYPKGPSSCIVELTVSYEVPQLLTPVASALQPFLQSLLIRGLERFATFAKSY, from the exons ATGTCGTCTGCAACGGCTGTAGCAAGAGCAGCCTATATTTCAACTCCAAGCGTGCCCACCACCACCAacacatccacatccacatccacaaGAAATCTGATTGTTTTTGGCGCCACTCCTCCCAATCCCGCTCTCacttggagaagaagaaggagaagaaactacTCAGCAGGAGCAGGAAGAGGAGGAGGCTCCTCTTTAAGGCAATTTCCGTCGCTTTCAAGGCCATTCTTCAGAATCCCATGTCACTCTTTGAATCCCAAAACTGTCTTCACCCACTCCAGACGCTTTTCCCCTGTCATGGAGTGGCAGGACTGCAC GGTGAAGATGAAAGTAGACGTGCCTATCTCAGTTGCCTATAAGTGTTACTCTGATCGTGAAGCAATTCCCCGCTGGATGCCTTTTATTTCATCCGTAAAG ataTTGGAAGACAAGCCTGACCTATCACGATGGTCACTGAAATATAAAGCCTTTGGTCGTGATATTGAATTCTCATGGCTTGCTCGAAATATGCAG CCTATTCCAAATCAGAAAATCCACTGGAGATCTATGGAAGGTCTTCCTAACAG AGGTGCTGTTCGGTTTTACCCAAAAGGTCCATCATCATGCATAGTAGAA CTAACGGTCTCTTATGAAGTCCCACAACTTTTAACTCCAGTGGCATCA GCGCTGCAACCTTTTCTTCAAAGCTTACTTATTCGTGGTTTAGAAAGATTTGCAACTTTTGCAAAAAGCTACTAA
- the LOC107426207 gene encoding uncharacterized protein LOC107426207 isoform X3, giving the protein MSSATAVARAAYISTPSVPTTTNTSTSTSTRNLIVFGATPPNPALTWRRRRRRNYSAGAGRGGGSSLRQFPSLSRPFFRIPCHSLNPKTVFTHSRRFSPVMEWQDCTVKMKVDVPISVAYKCYSDREAIPRWMPFISSVKPIPNQKIHWRSMEGLPNRGAVRFYPKGPSSCIVELTVSYEVPQLLTPVASALQPFLQSLLIRGLERFATFAKSY; this is encoded by the exons ATGTCGTCTGCAACGGCTGTAGCAAGAGCAGCCTATATTTCAACTCCAAGCGTGCCCACCACCACCAacacatccacatccacatccacaaGAAATCTGATTGTTTTTGGCGCCACTCCTCCCAATCCCGCTCTCacttggagaagaagaaggagaagaaactacTCAGCAGGAGCAGGAAGAGGAGGAGGCTCCTCTTTAAGGCAATTTCCGTCGCTTTCAAGGCCATTCTTCAGAATCCCATGTCACTCTTTGAATCCCAAAACTGTCTTCACCCACTCCAGACGCTTTTCCCCTGTCATGGAGTGGCAGGACTGCAC GGTGAAGATGAAAGTAGACGTGCCTATCTCAGTTGCCTATAAGTGTTACTCTGATCGTGAAGCAATTCCCCGCTGGATGCCTTTTATTTCATCCGTAAAG CCTATTCCAAATCAGAAAATCCACTGGAGATCTATGGAAGGTCTTCCTAACAG AGGTGCTGTTCGGTTTTACCCAAAAGGTCCATCATCATGCATAGTAGAA CTAACGGTCTCTTATGAAGTCCCACAACTTTTAACTCCAGTGGCATCA GCGCTGCAACCTTTTCTTCAAAGCTTACTTATTCGTGGTTTAGAAAGATTTGCAACTTTTGCAAAAAGCTACTAA
- the LOC107426206 gene encoding probable protein phosphatase 2C 2: MGAEAEVVLPVLEVQYFSKGTNLCEAIEDVAPDLSSPQGVVKTAQKNPDAGIESAVLQFVPSLRSGSFSDIGPRRYMEDEHIRIDDLSLHLGSLFTFPKPSAFYGVFDGHGGPEAAAYIRKNVMRLFFEDVNFPQTPEADEIFSEELENSVRESFQQADLALADDCTVSSSSGTTALTAMVFGRLLVVANAGDCRAVLCRKGQAIDMSQDHRPIYPSEQRRVEELGGYIDDGYLNGVLSVTRALGDWDMKLPRGSSSPLIAEPEFRQVVLTEDDEFLIIGCDGIWDVMSSQDAVSLVRRGLRRHDDPEQCARDLVMEALRLNTFDNLTVIVVCFSPVDHGDPSPPRQQQRRLRCCSLSAEALCSLRSLLDASASP; this comes from the exons ATGGGAGCTGAAGCTGAAGTTGTATTGCCTGTGTTGGAAGTCCAATACTTTTCTAAAGGAACCAATCTCTGTGAAGCCATCGAAGATGTAGCTCCTGATTTATCGAGTCCTCAAGGG GTTGTTAAAACTGCGCAGAAGAATCCAGATGCGGGTATTGAATCGGCTGTCTTGCAATTTGTTCCGAGCCTTCGTTCTGGTAGCTTCTCGGACATTGGACCCCGCCGATACATGGAAGATGAGCATATACGGATAGATGATCTGTCCTTACACTTGGGATCACTCTTTACGTTTCCCAAGCCAAGTGCTTTCTATGGG GTATTTGATGGCCATGGAGGACCTGAAGCAGCAgcttatataagaaaaaatgtGATGAGACTCTTTTTTGAAGATGTCAATTTCCCCCAGACACCTGAAGCTGATGAGATTTTCTCAGAAGAGCTTGAGAACTCTGTCCGTGAATCGTTTCAGCAGGCTGACCTTGCTTTGGCTGATGACTGCACTGTAAGCAGTTCCTCTGGGACGACAGCATTAACTGCAATGGTCTTTGGAAG gcTTTTAGTGGTAGCCAATGCAGGTGATTGCCGAGCAGTTCTCTGCCGTAAAGGACAGGCAATTGACATGTCACAAGACCACAGACCAATTTATCCATCAGAACAGAGGCGCGTTGAAGAACTCGGTGGATATATTGATGATGGTTATCTCAATGGTGTTTTATCAGTTACCCGAGCCTTAGGTGATTGGGACATGAAACTTCCCCGTGGTTCTTCATCTCCTCTGATTGCAGAGCCAGAGTTCCGACAGGTGGTTTTGACGGAGGATGATGAGTTCCTCATTATAGGTTGTGATGGTATCTGGGACGTAATGTCAAGCCAGGACGCAGTCAGCCTTGTCCGGCGTGGGCTGCGTAGGCACGATGACCCTGAGCAGTGTGCCAGGGACCTTGTCATGGAGGCTCTGCGCCTCAACACATTCGACAATCTCACAGTGATTGTTGTATGCTTTTCTCCTGTGGATCATGGTGATCCATCACCTCCACGACAACAGCAAAGGAGATTAAGGTGCTGCAGCCTCTCTGCTGAAGCACTCTGTAGCTTGAGAAGCCTCTTGGATGCTAGTGCCAGCCCATga
- the LOC107426218 gene encoding glycogen synthase kinase-3 homolog MsK-3, producing MASVSVVPASGLIRDSSASTVGVDRLPEEMNEMKIRDDKEIEAAVIDGNGTETGHIIVTTIGGKNGQPKQTISYMAERVVGHGSFGVVFQAKCLETGEAVAIKKVLQDKRYKNRELQTMRLLDHPNVVALKHCFFSTTEKDELYLNLVLEYVPETVHRVVKHYNKMNQRMPLIYVKLYSYQICRALSYIHNSIGVCHRDIKPQNLLVNPHTHQLKLCDFGSAKVLVKGEPNISYICSRYYRAPELIFGATEYTSAIDIWSAGCVLAELLLGQPLFPGESGVDQLVEIIKVLGTPTREEIKCMNPNYTEFKFPQIKAHPWHKIFHKRMPPEAVDLVSRLLQYSPNLRSTALEALVHPFFDELRDPSTRLPNGRFLPPLFNFKAHELKGVPAEMLVKLIPEHARKQCTFLWS from the exons ATGGCTTCTGTGAGCGTAGTTCCTGCTTCTGGATTAATAAGAGATAGCAGTGCAAGTACAGTTGGTGTTGATAGGTTGCCCGAGGAGATGAATGAGATGAAAATTAGAGATGACAAG GAAATTGAAGCAGCAGTTATAGATGGCAATGGGACTGAGACAGGTCATATTATTGTTACTACTATTGGCGGAAAAAATGGTCAACCTAAACAG ACTATAAGCTATATGGCTGAGCGTGTTGTTGGACATGGATCTTTTGGAGTAGTTTTCCAG GCAAAGTGCTTAGAAACAGGTGAAGCTGTTGCTATAAAAAAAGTTCTTCAAGACAAAAGATACAAGAACAGGGAGTTGCAAACCATGCGTCTCCTAGACCACCCAAATGTTGTGGCCCTAAAACACTGTTTCTTTTCAACGACTGAAAAGGATGAGCTGTATCTTAACCTTGTACTTGAGTATGTCCCTGAGACTGTCCATCGGGTGGTCAAACACTACAATAAGATGAACCAAAGAATGCCATTGATATATGTTAAACTCTACTCCTACCAG ATATGTAGAGCACTTTCTTATATTCACAACAGCATTGGAGTGTGCCACAGGGACATAAAGCCTCAAAATTTGTTG GTTAATCCGCATACTCATCAACTTAAACTATGCGACTTTGGAAGTGCTAAAGTCttg GTAAAAGGGGAGCCAAACATATCATACATCTGCTCTAGATATTATCGAGCACCTGAGCTTATATTTGGTGCAACAGAGTATACCTCAGCAATTGACATCTGGTCTGCAGGCTGTGTACTCGCTGAACTACTGCTTGGGCAG CCTCTCTTTCCGGGAGAAAGTGGAGTAGACCAGCTTGTGGAAATAATTAAG GTTTTGGGTACCCCAACAAGGGAGGAAATTAAGTGTATGAATCCTAACTACACAGagttcaaatttccacaaattaAAGCTCATCCCTGGCATAAG ATATTCCACAAGCGCATGCCTCCTGAAGCTGTGGATCTGGTCTCCAGGCTACTACAGTACTCTCCAAATCTTAGAAGTACAGCG TTGGAGGCTTTAGTTCATCCATTTTTTGATGAGCTGCGTGACCCTAGTACACGCTTGCCAAATGGAAGATTCCTTCCCCCGTTGTTTAACTTTAAGGCTCATG AACTCAAAGGTGTACCCGCAGAGATGCTGGTGAAGCTGATTCCTGAGCATGCAAGAAAGCAATGTACCTTTCTTTGGTCGTGA